A single genomic interval of Aedes aegypti strain LVP_AGWG chromosome 1, AaegL5.0 Primary Assembly, whole genome shotgun sequence harbors:
- the LOC5573630 gene encoding uncharacterized protein LOC5573630 — protein MFLKKVVSILVICIVTQSALAEESKASTENVLNELSWSCANNATCVTRVARDVVLKLKNGKPLDFGAFSVEPVERIPLTVEGRSSRALDFFSSNALKFPLGPMVVNIERSSDYPNFIEVSLLRKADGARGRTRKHMRFFVPAFLVFSQIGWYALAIAGVKLLAIKAFLVAKIALIVVAAMTFKKLLEPVAVLPPSYFDHQEPYLMPYSMDFHHGFPGAGHDMYPMGLGAHLGHHDGPSALHAAEGGLGAASNVNAVVDTNQAADKSATVGSSTSGASSPAASNNDQRHHFPGGKIKRQDFYPAVVAQTGKYY, from the exons atgtttctgaaaaaagtggTCTCGATCCTGGTCATCTGCATAGTGACCCAAAGTGCGCTGGCCGAAGAAAGCAAAGCATCCACGGAAAATGTCCTGAACGAGCTCAGCTGGTCCTGTGCGAATAATGCCACCTGCGTAACCCGGGTGGCACGTGATGTGGTGCTGAAACTGAAGAACGGAAAACCACTGGACTTCGGAGCATTCAGCGTGGAACCGGTCGAGCGCATCCCGTTGACCGTCGAGGGACGATCCTCCCGGGCCTTGGACTTCTTCAGCAGCAATGCGCTGAAGTTCCCACTTGGACCGATGGtcgtcaacatcgaacgctccTCGGATTATCCCAACTTTATCGAGGTTTCTCTGCTCAGAAAGGCCGATG GAGCACGAGGCAGAACCCGCAAGCACATGCGCTTCTTCGTGCCAGCTTTCCTGGTCTTCAGCCAAATCGGCTGGTACGCGCTCGCCATCGCCGGTGTCAAGCTGCTCGCGATTAAGGCCTTTTTAGTCGCCAAAATTGCCCTAATTGTCGTTGCAGCGATGACCttcaagaaactcctggaaCCAGTCGC CGTCCTGCCACCGTCGTACTTTGACCATCAGGAACCGTACCTGATGCCGTACAGCATGGACTTCCACCACGGATTCCCCGGCGCTGGACACGACATGTACCCGATGGGACTGGGCGCCCACCTGGGACACCACGACGGCCCCTCAGctctgcacgccgccgaaggtGGACTTGGTGCCGCTAGCAACGTCAACGCCGTCGTCGACACGAACCAAGCCGCGGACAAGTCGGCCACCGTTGGATCGTCCACCAGTGGAGCGTCCTCGCCGGCGGCCAGCAACAACGACCAACGTCATCACTTCCCCGGAGGCAAGATCAAGCGACAGGACTTCTACCCGGCAGTGGTGGCCCAGACCGGAAAGTACTACTGA